In Comamonas sp. lk, the following proteins share a genomic window:
- the ispE gene encoding 4-(cytidine 5'-diphospho)-2-C-methyl-D-erythritol kinase, with protein sequence MLSLYDVPAPAKLNLFLHITGRRADGYHLLESVFMLIDWHDVLHFERTASHQISREDLSGMALPEDDLITRAARALQQATGCTQGAHIGIHKNLPAQAGMGGGSSDAATTLLALNRLWGLGLSRQELQKIGLTLGADVPFFLCGHTAWVSGIGEIITPLAGAQALPEQQFIVVKPEQGLETGKIFSSDLLKRDSKPATIAVFAARHFGFGRNDLQPVAEGLQPEMKKVRNWLESFKLHATMTGSGSAVFAPLTQAIDLNSAPSTWQIKVCKNLAIHPLHGWVSDKKL encoded by the coding sequence ATGCTCTCGCTCTATGACGTGCCGGCGCCGGCCAAGCTCAATCTGTTCCTGCACATCACGGGCAGGCGCGCCGACGGTTATCACCTGCTCGAATCCGTTTTCATGTTGATCGACTGGCATGACGTGCTGCATTTCGAGCGCACGGCCAGCCACCAGATCAGCCGCGAAGACCTCTCGGGCATGGCGCTACCTGAGGACGATCTGATCACCCGCGCGGCCCGCGCGCTGCAGCAAGCCACCGGCTGCACCCAGGGCGCGCATATCGGCATTCACAAAAACCTGCCGGCTCAGGCGGGCATGGGCGGCGGCTCCTCGGATGCAGCCACCACGCTGCTGGCGCTGAATCGCCTGTGGGGCCTGGGCCTGTCGCGCCAGGAGCTGCAGAAAATCGGTCTGACGCTGGGAGCGGACGTCCCGTTTTTCCTCTGCGGCCATACGGCCTGGGTCAGCGGCATTGGCGAAATCATCACCCCTCTTGCCGGCGCGCAGGCTCTGCCCGAGCAACAGTTCATCGTGGTCAAACCGGAGCAAGGTTTGGAGACCGGAAAAATTTTTAGCAGTGATTTGCTGAAACGCGACTCCAAGCCTGCTACAATTGCGGTCTTCGCTGCAAGGCACTTTGGTTTTGGCCGAAACGACTTGCAGCCTGTTGCTGAAGGTTTGCAGCCTGAGATGAAGAAAGTCAGAAACTGGCTTGAATCCTTCAAACTGCATGCTACAATGACGGGCTCAGGTAGTGCAGTATTTGCGCCGCTGACGCAGGCTATAGATTTGAATAGTGCACCAAGCACATGGCAAATCAAAGTTTGCAAAAATCTGGCAATTCATCCGCTTCACGGTTGGGTTTCAGATAAAAAGTTATAA
- a CDS encoding lipoprotein insertase outer membrane protein LolB → MKQLPPHLSRWTRRSALPALAIAAALLAGCAQPARQLGADALAASGHWSGRMALQVQDAQNQSFSAAFELQGRPDQGTLLIYNPLGSISARLSWTPQQATLQQGERIANSESLPALIAQLTGSEIPVAALFDWLQGKSTAVPGWQVDLSRISDGRLRADRSSPPPEASLRIVLDQDAK, encoded by the coding sequence ATGAAGCAGCTCCCCCCACACCTGAGCCGCTGGACGCGGCGCAGCGCCTTGCCCGCGCTGGCCATCGCAGCTGCCTTGCTTGCCGGCTGCGCCCAGCCTGCGCGCCAGCTAGGTGCAGATGCGCTCGCCGCCTCGGGACACTGGTCCGGACGCATGGCTTTGCAGGTACAGGACGCACAAAACCAGTCGTTCAGCGCAGCATTCGAGCTGCAAGGCCGGCCCGATCAAGGAACCTTGCTGATCTACAACCCGCTGGGCTCCATCAGCGCCCGCCTGAGCTGGACGCCACAACAAGCCACGCTGCAACAAGGCGAGCGCATCGCCAACTCCGAATCGCTGCCTGCATTGATTGCCCAGTTGACCGGCAGCGAAATCCCCGTCGCTGCCCTGTTTGACTGGCTGCAAGGCAAGAGCACCGCAGTGCCGGGCTGGCAGGTGGATCTTTCCAGAATCAGCGATGGCCGCCTGCGCGCGGACCGCAGCAGCCCCCCGCCCGAGGCATCGCTGCGCATCGTTCTCGACCAGGACGCAAAGTAA